The genomic interval ttatgttccatgacccaatccttaatctatggtTTCAGTTTTgaccttgactttgaatttgcttttgtttttgatttatgTTTTGGACTAGTTTCTTTACGCACATctgtccaagcaaatgcggggacccttgctcatttgtcacaaCATCCctgcgccgatgcagcggccctaactcacttgacactacacgtgGGCAGTGTAGTGCGTCgttatgaagggttacgccccaacgatttttcatagtttgtctagagttcatgttttggatccgacaaggttttacgttggctgtcggctacctaacacaacccttttcctttatgttttaattttttaccttgTCGTTTCTTCTTGTTAAGAAGAAGGAATaaattaggtttttttttatagCTAAATCTCAACCAGACTTGTAGAAATCTTTCATTTCTAAGTGGTGAAGTTGGTATCAGATTATTGATTATGTATATGAAGAAACCGGGCAATCATTTATAGTGCTTAGAACTATGGTTTATTGGTGATGGTACTCAATTAGTCACTTGGTCTACTACGGTTTACTGTCAACTGATAATGATAAACAATTTATTGGGGGCAAAAACTTGCAGTGATAAAGATAGGAAATATTTtctgacttttttttttctggttttCATCCTATCAGTGTCTTCTGATGTCTATTTGATTTGTCATACTGGGTGTTTGTGCCATGCTATATGATATCAAGGTGTCATAATTATTTAATGCACTATTTGTTATAGTGGAAGCACACTGGAAATGCAATAATGTACCCAGCTGTCATTTGCAGAAACTGGTGAGTCGGTACTCACGATTAAGGGTCCTCAGGGAAGAATCAATAGAGCTGTCTGGGGACCTCTTAACAAGACTATTATAAGTGGTGGTGAAGATGCTGTAATTCGTATCTGGGATTCTGAGGTAATGACTATTTTATGTACccatcaagagagagagaaggttgTTAATTTGCATGTGATATCTGTTTCCAGGAAACAAGTAATGGAAAAAGAGATATTGAACATTGCAGATCCGCTACTATCCCATAATTTCATAATGCTTGCTCATCTATTTCATAGCAGCACCTTCAATTTTGTTTAGGCATTTGCCATTTTCCTTTACTCTAGTTTTGTTCCAAAGTTTGTTCATAGATGAAGTTGGAAATGCATTTGTGTTTCTAAATTGGCAGACAGGAAAATTACTTGCCGAGTCTGACAAGGACACTGGTCACAAGAAGACGATCACTTCCCTTGCAAAATCTGCAGATAGCTCACATTTCCTCACTGGTTCCCTAGATAAGTCTGCAAAGGTATAATGAAAGCTTCTCAAACATTGTCTGCTTTCTATTTGGTTGACACCTttcttattattctttttccttgtCTTTGTTAGCTTTGGGACAGCAGATCATTGACACTTATCAAGACCTATGTGACTGAAAGGCCAGTCAATGCAGTTGCTATGTCTCCACTTCTCGATCATGTACGTACTAGTGAAGCACTGATTTTATGTTTTGACTCTCTGATTATATTGGTGATAGAACTGTGGCATGTCTGCCAACTGATGCATATTTTTCAATggatttcttcatcttttgtaTGTCAAGTACTTGGTATTGGCGGTGAAATGTAATTTTACTTTGATCAGAGTTATTGTAATTAGCACTATGATAGTATATGTGTAACAACATTTTATAACAAGTAACTAACTTAAAAACAGAACTGAAGTCTGATCTATCATTCGGAAGTTATGCTGGAAATCATTGATATGGTTTGGACTCTGCCATTAACTAGATGCTTAAGCCTGCTTTCCCTGAAAGCTTGAATGCTCAAGTCTGTACTGCTGGCGAGGATTCATTAAATGCTCAAGCTTGCTCTTGTCCTATGGGTTAAGCAATTTTAAAGATCCCCTTGGTCCTTGTGTTTGACTGCTTTGGtttaaactttaatattttgtagGATCcataaaataatacattttgattGTTGGTCTGTACTTGTGATTAGGCTCCGCTGGggtttttggggggggggggggggggggattgagTTTgtaatttaacaaatttttgtcttttgaatATTCTATTCAATTGTATTTAAGCTTGAATATGGATATGTGATTGGTGGTATTGCAAGGTATTTAGAAGCTACaatcacaaaaagaaaatgagatttATAGTGGCTCGACGTCTACCATACCTATGCCCACTTAGAGAAGACGAACCCATCTTGGGTTCCATTATAGCCAAAACCATTGAGGTTTCTACCAAGTTCACCTTAGAAACTTGTTTACAATTCCTTATATTTGATCAAGCTCTAGGAAGCTAACACCATAAACAATAGTTTATACAAATTGAATAGTCCTAAGTCCACACTTGGGACCAAACATGGCAATAACCATAATAAATATCAAAGCAACAACTTTAAATGAAATACTTTACAGTGGAATGTTCACGAAGCCTTGAATAATAAAGCTTTGATGTGTCTTTAATGCCTTGCTCACTTTTTGCTCACAAAatagaatttgagttttgagtgTCTTGAGagcttttttaatttgagagCCTCTAATGTGCAATCAATAGTTGTTCTTGATCTTTTTGGAGTTGTTTATGTACTACATAGATTGATTTTGAAGTCCCCCAACGGCTGAAATTGCATTTAATGCTCAAAAGTGACACCTGCAACACTCAAAATGGCACAAAAAAGGTCGTATAGTTATACAGTGGAACCAAAGATTGGCTGTAGAACCTCAACTATCATTTCCCTCATGTTGAAGAGGTTCAGCTCAGTTGAGCAAAACCCCAATTGTAGGGTTGACTGTTGTTTCCAGAATGCAACTAGACCTCGCTCCAGTCGAACTGGGGGTCTGTAGGGGTCAACTATCATTTCTTGTGTCCAACAAAGCCTTGGCCCAGTTGATCTAAACCTCGATTGGAATCTCAATTGTAGGATGAAACccattttattttgtgaagCTGATTTAAATCGTGGCCCTAGACTTCTAAACTTCAAATTTTAAGCATTATATCACATTGAAAGAAGTCATGTTTTAGTGCTTAATAAACTAAAGTTCTGTTTTTcatctaaacattttttaaggTTAATTACACTAGTTGGCTCAACATTAATGACTAGACTTGTACTAATAGTCTTTGATTTATCTTTCTGTGTTTcagttttcttttgatttataTTGGAACATATGGATGTAAGTGATATTTGCTTATTATATCATGCAAAGTTAGTTTTTCAACAAATTCTATTTATGTAGGGAGTCTTATTAAGCATATAAAATACCCCTTATTGATGTAAAAAGGAAATTACATGTTAGAAGATGAATAAGATATAAATATTTGGAATTGAGAAAGCTTTGCTATTCCTCATCATTTGctaatcatcatcatctataGATGCAAAGATGAATACTGATTGGGACAGAAGATCCTATAGTTTGGAAGaaataatcttttatattttgtattaggAATGCTTGTTTATAATATCAGTGTAGATGTAATATTATAAACATTTTGTATTAGGaatatttgtgaatttataatATTAGTGTAGATGTAATATTATaaacattttatattatgaatatttgTGAATATAAAGACAAATATCAAACTAAGATTGTGGAAGAAGTATCAATCATCCAACAGAAATATAACATCTAATTTTAACatacaaaatattaacaaaatactATTAATTCACATAAAGATACCATTAATACCATAAcaaatgataatataaataaatataattcagcATAAAGACAattcttgtttttgttgtaattagAGTCAGCTTTTTGTTTGTTATCCTTTAGCCAAATATTATCTTGCACAATGTTCTAAAAACTTCAATAAAACTCTGGCTGTTTATTCACACGTATCCAGCACATGGACACATGACACCATAGAcgtttccaaaaaaaaaaaaaaaaggtacaaataataaagaaaaaagtacAAATAACAAACCCAATTTGAAGAGTCCATGCTTCCTAGCTTCCCaccttttctctttgtttctttatcttcttctctggtctcctcctcctcccttATTTTTGCTTCGCTTCCCTCCTGCAGCTTATTTCCTTGCATCTCTCTCTGTTGCAGCAGGTTCTGCTTCTCTTCCTTTCTGTTCCTCGTAGGTTTATGTTCTTTCTgctcctattttttttttcatgtcttTATCTTCTTATtgtttttatgttctttcttgATATTACTTATTTGCTGTTGCATCTTTCCTTTTTTGGTGTGTTTGAATCTTCTTCTTCGCTTCtgtttctgcttcttcttctttagtcTTTTTCTCTGCTTCAattccttctccttttttcttgtctccccccccccccccccccctgccCTGGCAATTCTCTTCCTATCCCTATGTTCTTCTCCTGTTTTTCTGTTGCATTGCTCTATTGCTGCTGCCACTCTTATGCATTTTCGGCTCCTTTCTTTTGTTgtgcctttctctctctctcatctttacTTCTCTCTATATTCTCTTCACCTCTTTGCAGGTCTTTCCCTTTCTTTATCTAACTTATTCATTGTGCTGTTCTGTCTGTCTTCTCTGCATCTTATCTTTGCACCGCGTCCCTTTGTTTTCTGATATGTATTGGTTTTTCTGTCAATGCAAAATTTGTCATCTGTCACTTAAGTTTCCcctttttctttacaaattttttttctatcctCTTCACTCTTTTTCCCTCCTGTTTCTATGGCATTTTCTTTCCTCTCTGTTACTGgcgctttcttttctttttattttaatgctgCAATCTTTTTATTATGTACTCTCAATCTGAATTTGATATCTTTAGATATGGTAAACCAAGCTTTTTAACACCTGACTTGTGCTGAATATGTTGTCAGAGAACTGCAGAGGCAATAAACTCGTAATCATGACCACTCTGGTTTGGTCAAGCTAGAAGCCTAGATCCCATATgtcatcatatttttttttcttttatttagcaGTTCACACACCTTACCTACTGAATATTACACTTGGTAAAGATGGATCATTGATTGAGGTGATTCTTTCATAGTTATAACAATCATAAGTATTACCATAGGTTCCTTGCAAGAATAAGAATTAGGATCCAGAGTTCCACATATTGCTGGTTATCATCTTTATTGTTAAATTCTACTTAtgatgtttttgaaaatgtgaagaaTGCCTTTTATGTGAATCTATATGCCTCTGTTAGAATGCTGTTGTAGGAACTTACAAGATAATGTGTAGAACACCAACATCAAAACCTTAACCCCACTAGCTGAGTTTGGATTCTGCCTCGCCAGTAATGTTGtgtacaaaaaaagaaaatcattcaTCATGTTTTCTTGTTGAAGTAACTTGTTGCTATACTGTTGCAATTATTTTGGGTAAAATCCTGCATTTGATGCTTTCAGGTGGTGCTTGGAGGTGGTCAGGATGCTTCAGCCGTCACAACAACAGATCATCGTGCAGGGAAGTTTGAAGCTAAATTCTTTGATAAGGTAAAAGTGTATTTCTTTAGTATCATCTGTAATGACACAAGTCATATAAACAATAAGTGTAAACTTCTGAAGGAAAAATGTTCTTTGTGTTCAATTAGATTCTTCAAGAAGAAATAGGAGGTGTGAAAGGGCACTTTGGGCCTATAAATGCGTTGGCCTTCAACCCAGATGGTAAAAGGTATTTTTCTTCCAATAGTGCTATATCATATCTTTTAGATTAAGCTTCTTTAACTTATGATGGTAAGGGCCACTAGGTTTAAAGTTTCATTCAGTTAATGTGAAGGTTGATATTTTATCCCGTTCACCTTTTAACTCTTTCTTTTCCATAGACTatctcaattttaattttcatgttTGTTAGTCTCTTTTGTCTGTGGCTTCACCCCTCCCCTCTCTTTATGTTTTAACATGGAAAAAGGTTGTTTAtttgtgtgttttattttgtatatgtcATGTCCAACTTGGTGAAAATTTCTGTTTGCATAAAACAAGTGGTTATTTTTAGGGGCATGCTTCCAGAGATTTTCTTTATGTGATTTTGGAAACATATAGGCCTATAGTTGGAGACGTTCGATTGGGATGTAGCGTACCAATCCAGAATGGTCATTTAGAAAAGGTGTAGTTTCTCCActtgattataatatttatgtgaAATGTTAATACGGTTGGTGGGAGTGTCTCCTACGAAGAATTAAATGCATGAGACAGGATTAAGGTGGTTTGATCATGTAAGAAAAGACCAATATGTTCTtttgtgaggagagtggataGAATGGAAGAAATTTGTAGTAGAAGAGAAGACTCAGAAGACCAATACAATTTGGTGGGAAACTCTTAACACAAGTTATAATGGATTTACAGAAGATAGGGTCATAAATAGAGATGATTGGTGAGTTAGACTTCATGTAGCTAGCTTACCCaatgagattaaggcttggtacgctgtttttttttttttccctcttcttcttggtACACTGTCAACAAGGAAAAATGGAACATCAAGTTTTTATATCTATTGCAAAAGATAGTTTATCTAATAATTGCACAAGTAAAGAAAAACTTGTATCCTTTTGCTAAGCGGCACAAATTTGTTGCTGAGAATGGTTTTATTCTGACAATGAATTGAACTCTTTTGCTTTGAAGCTCTTCTATTTCTTTCACCCCTTATGCTCTAGATTGTACAAAAAGCATTATAGAAGTCCAACAAGAAACTGCCAATAAGCAATggattctttccttttgttgCTAGAAAGGGCTAATACTTTAACACTTTTTGTTGGTTTGCACCTTCTGCGACTTGGTACACTTTCTCATTCTAAAGCAACGAACTAAGTTATCCTAGCAATTTCCCTTTTTATAGTTATTCTCTCGATTATTTCCCTCGAGggatgaaaaatcaaagcaataaattaaaaaatatgaaactaTTGTTTTGAGAGGacaaagtataaaaaaatttgtcgattttgttttgaaaaatctgTTATATAATTATCTTGAAGAAGTAATATTCTAGATCAGATCATTTCATTAGTTATGTTGTTAAGAAGAAGATAGCTATAAAAAGTGTCTTGGATTGTAGTAATATTATCTTCTAGTGCACTGTTGTTATGGCAGTTTGAGCATTTAGCATCCACGTTCCTCTTGTTTCTTGTGCTAGAACTTATTTGGTCTGTAGATAATGTAGCTTTAGCGTACAACATAGAACTTTGGAAAAAATCTTATTGATGCCTTACACTAAATTAGTAGGCCTAAGACAAATGTTTTTAATCTCATCATATATTGACCCTTTCTTAGGCTATAGCAATGAACATAACCTTCAAACTTTTTCCAATTTGGCTCGAATCATCAAAGGCATGTTAGGAAGCCATAATCTTGATAGCAACTATACTTGAATTTTATTTGAAGGAAACTACAACGAGAAATTTGACATAGGCACTATATGACCTTACAAGGTCTTGAGGAAGGGTTTCAGCGATGACAACATACCATGCTTTTATTCCATGTGGGGTGGGTTACATGGATTCTAGCTGTATCTTTATTTCTATCTATGGGCTTATCTTCTGTTAGAGCCCATATAATCTATATCAAACATTAGTGTCTTataccaagtttttcttggccTTCCTcttacctcttttgctacaTTCCAACTCCATCCCATACTCTTGTAGTAAGAGCCTCCATTGGTCTTCTTCTTACATGAACAAACCATTTTCATATTGTCTCACACATGTTATCTTCTATAGGAGCCTTTTtgaccttattacaaataatcttatttataatttgatcttttcttgtatgccgcacatctatcttagcatcatcatcttggttatgctcatattttgcacatgttggtgtTTTACTTCCTAATATTATGTGCCATATAACAAAGTTGGTCctacaaattttttcttttatctctaAAGGAATTTTACTATCAAATAAAATGCCAAATGCACTCttccattttaaccatcatGCCTTAATTTTATGGGTAGCATCCTCATTAATTTTCCCATCCTTTTGGATGGTTAGTCCATGATATCTGAACTAATTTTTTCTTGGTAGGACTTGATGTTCCAATTTTATCATGATCATCGACGCTTAATTTTATgggaatctctctctctctctctacatattaacccccttctctctctccaactctctctctaaaaattaacccccccctctctctctctctctctctctgcatatGGAAAAATCAAAAACCCAAACTAAAAATCAACTCGCAGTGAAAAACCAAgcacaaaaatcaaaactaaaaatcaCCCTAACACAGATCTCCTAAAAATCAAATAGTTTTTTCagcttgtttttttattttttttaattttttgggtagAAAACAGATCAGAGACTTCGTTGCAAAATCGTGAGAGTACATCATTAGAGATACGACCCTCTTTCCTTGCCAATACTGAAACATCAGTGGGAAGGAACAAAACTTGACCTGATTGATATAGAAGAAAAGGCATATTTAGCCAACGTATGAGCTAAGCAAATTAGCTTTCCTTGCCAATTCATATGTTTTTGAATCATTATGTATATGTTCCTTTCGTCTCTGCTACACATATATGTTCCTTTTGTTTTCTGCTCAGCTAGTTGTTTTTTGTCCCACTGCTACACATATGTTGCGTCTTAACCCATAGCAACTTATGACCCCATCGCATGAGAAATCTgactttttccctttttcaattttatttgtaGTTTTTCAAGTGGAGGTGAAGATGGGTACGTCCGGCTGCACCATTTTGACCCAGATTACTTCAATATCAAGATTTAACTCTAGCATGGTGTACTATTTGTTAGTTTTGGCCCATCTATAATGTTGGGGGTGAGAAGTTACAAGTAGGGTTCGGATCACGTTTATAGAAGCCCTATATATCTGTGCTCCTAACTACTgttatgaatatttatttttggcaTTCAAAGTTTTGTTTATATCAGTCAACATGTCGAGACTGCCTGGCTCTTCATTGTTTTAGTATTTCTACCCCGGAAAGCAAGAATCACACACTTGGTGAAAAAGTTTTAAGAAAAGTAGGTGTCCTGTGATTTTGCTGTTCTAGTGGCTGGCACAGTGTTAAAGTTGATATAATGTTGGCAGTAACTAATGTgatttttatgttatgttttgtgAAGACTTGGGCGTATATCATTTCCAGCAAAGTAGGACTCAATATATACAGTTTTGGAGATAAGCCGTCCACTTTCTCAAAAATAGGAATCACTATCTAATCACCTCTTCTGAAATCAAACAAAAAGATAAGGACCATGACTTAATCCACTACTAGATAAGATTAAGTGAAAAACAATCAACAACAGAAGGATGAAACAATAATTCAGATTAActgaaaattttctaattatttaagGAGGGCATGATTTGGTAGAATAAAAGACAATACGTAGCATACTGCATGCATCATTCAACGTTTGTAATTATTAACAGTTCTTGCGAGTAtgcaataaaaaagaaaaataaaggtataaataattattcgtatttggtttctaaattaataatacaAAGGTTAAGGATTTCGATTATTATTGGGGCTTCTTGTGTTCttacttttttatttctatgtataattattataaattgcATTTggcatgaaattttttattagttatttttttaagataatgTCAGATTAACATACAgttttaatatgtaattttgacatatcaattacttataaaaaaatatacacattttaaaaattaaaaatatttttaaaccctcGCCTTCCTCCCACCCGCCATTTatactctccctctctctctctcgatctcgaaCAGCGAGGACGATGCTTTATGGCGATAATCTCCCCCCTAATCATCAAACTACACTCACGAACGACCTCAAtgaaaatgtcatcaaagaaggTAAAAGAAACTTGCTAATCTTGCTCTATTCCAgtgatttctccatctttttcttGTCTCAATCttctgttttcctttttctgAAAATCAAAGATTATTCTACTTGGAAAGGCGAACGGTTACGCCTGTCTCtcgtgttgttgttgttgtgaatGCCGCTGCTCCTACTACTTACcagaaaaatgaatgaattccTTAACACCGGTCACGCCGACGATGTACACGATCGCTTCTTTAACTGCGGTTTTAGCACTTTTCAGGATTAGTTTAGGTTTTTATTATTCTCATTTTCGCTCACTGTTTTCGTAACTTATTATAATTTTGGTTGAGAAAGGCGCCAAGTGCTACCAATTTAGATGTATAAAGATGAATTTAGCTTTTAGGTCTccttaatttgtttttgttaaacCTGAAGAATTTAATTATCTGCTggcttgtgtgtgtgtttacGTCTGGGAGAAAACAGATTAGTTATAGGTTGGGGGAGGAAGGGAAGATAGGTTCCTTGACCTTTCTACTTGCTTAATTATGAAgttgtttgaaaatttctcTGGAACTGGAAGTGGTTGACGTATTTCACAATTTGACGAGGCATACTCCGCTGTCCTTTGCTTACTTCCATCTTCGTCCTCTTATCCTTTCTCTTCTTATCATTTTCCGTGAGAATCTGGTTGGAGTATGCCTCAGAGGTATATGGTATCTAACCAGTAGGTTTAAATGCCACCACATGATTTTAGGACATTTGGAAACAATTATCACTTGAAGTAGTATGCAGGATTTTATGTATTGCATATCCTCTCGTGTCTGCTCAAAACAAGGACGAATTGgatgaaaaaggagaaaagtgCATCTTTATCAACTATATAGCAATGAATCAAAAGATTATCAACTTTTTGATCCAAGAATCAATAGATCATGGATTTCATAGGATGTATACTTGACAAAATGGAAGCCTGGGAATGTAAAAATTCCCACGAGGTTGAATCAACCGAAATATTGTACAATCTGAGAAAGATGAACCAAAATCTCTAACTAATCATATTCAACTGGCTTCACCAGGAACATCTTTTGAAGAAACTGACACAACCAGAATCAGCCATAAAAAAAGTCCGCTCTTCAATAGATATTTATGGATCACgcaattttgcatttttctctTGCAAGCCACAAAATTttgagaatgcattaaaaagtCAAATTCGGCAAAAAGAAATTGCTGAGAAACTACAACCTGTTTGAAGAATCATGCTTgggaacaaattaaaaaaaaaaaaaattgttgttggGCTAAAGTGGATTTACTGAAGTAACTGGACAAAATCTTGGAGGATGGCGTATCTTAAATGACAGCTGGACAAAGCCTGCTTCAAGAAAAATGCAACTCACAACAACCTGGGGTCGGTTTCATCAATTGAATGTTGGCTAGTTGCTCTAATGGCgaaccaaaacaattttaacttTGTTAGTACAATTAGAACTCCAAGCCTACCAGCTTGACAAAATCAACAATCTTCAATGTTGAGCTTGAAAAAGAAGTGTATGTGACCAGATTGATAAAATCAACATCTTTAATGTTGAGCCTGAAAAAGAAGTGTATGTGAAAAAACTTCTAGGATGTGCCATGTGAGGAAATGAAAGAAAGCAAGGTCCACTGACTTTGGAAACATTGTGCAGCCTAAAACAAGCCCCACATGCTTGGAATAGCAAAATAGATAAACATTTTCTTTAGAATGGCTTCCCAATTAGTCT from Diospyros lotus cultivar Yz01 chromosome 8, ASM1463336v1, whole genome shotgun sequence carries:
- the LOC127807820 gene encoding eukaryotic translation initiation factor 3 subunit I-like isoform X2 is translated as MRPILMKGHERPLTFLKCNRDGDLLFSCAKDHNPTVWFADNGERLGTYRGHNGAVWCCDVSRDSMLLLTGSADQTAKLWDVQTGTQLFSFNFDSPARAVDLSVGDKLAVITTDPFMGLPSAIHIKRIARDPKTGESVLTIKGPQGRINRAVWGPLNKTIISGGEDAVIRIWDSETGKLLAESDKDTGHKKTITSLAKSADSSHFLTGSLDKSAKLWDSRSLTLIKTYVTERPVNAVAMSPLLDHVVLGGGQDASAVTTTDHRAGKFEAKFFDKILQEEIGGVKGHFGPINALAFNPDGKSFSSGGEDGYVRLHHFDPDYFNIKI
- the LOC127807820 gene encoding eukaryotic translation initiation factor 3 subunit I-like isoform X1, producing the protein MRPILMKGHERPLTFLKCNRDGDLLFSCAKDHNPTVWFADNGERLGTYRGHNGAVWCCDVSRDSMLLLTGSADQTAKLWDVQTGTQLFSFNFDSPARAVDLSVGDKLAVITTDPFMGLPSAIHIKRIARDPSEQTGESVLTIKGPQGRINRAVWGPLNKTIISGGEDAVIRIWDSETGKLLAESDKDTGHKKTITSLAKSADSSHFLTGSLDKSAKLWDSRSLTLIKTYVTERPVNAVAMSPLLDHVVLGGGQDASAVTTTDHRAGKFEAKFFDKILQEEIGGVKGHFGPINALAFNPDGKSFSSGGEDGYVRLHHFDPDYFNIKI